A window of Vigna unguiculata cultivar IT97K-499-35 chromosome 4, ASM411807v1, whole genome shotgun sequence contains these coding sequences:
- the LOC114180969 gene encoding ribonuclease 2-like codes for MNYLISFFIIFSLFQNSAKGFYWKMAQTWFTIHGLWPSTNFFPQPSKCTSDLFDLSKIQNIVPQLHQDWPNYLRRRDSEFWEYEWKKHGTCSNMQQFDYFRLALDIYARNDLEAILRNAGISHSHGKTYVTNDIISAIRNSAIGVEPQLICRKTGNLSEIRICLNTDPIPQYINSASQGNCT; via the exons atgaattaccttatttctttcttcatcATCTTTTCATTATTTCAGAATTCAGCTAAGGGATTTTACTGGAAAATGGCACAAACATGGTTTACTATCCATGGTTTGTGGCCATCTACAAACTTCTTTCCACAACCATCCAAGTGCACAAGTGACTTATTCGATCTTTCCAAG atcCAAAATATAGTACCTCAGCTACATCAAGATTGGCCAAATTATCTTCGTAGGCGTGATTCAGAATTTTGGGAATATGAGTGGAAGAAGCATGGAACGTGCTCCAATATGCAGCAATTTGATTACTTCAGATTGGCATTAGATATCTATGCAAGGAATGATCTTGAAGCAATACTTAGAAATGCGGGTATATCACATTCACATGGTAAGACATACGTTACAAATGATATCATCTCAGCTATACGCAACTCAGCTATAGGTGTTGAACCACAACTAATCTGTAGAAAAACTGGAAATCTATCTGAAATAAGGATATGTTTGAACACAGACCCTATTCCCCAGTACATCAATTCTGCTTCACAAGGAAACTGTACTTAA